ATTTAGACAACTGGATTTTTCATGGGTACAAGCCATTATTGCTGCGCTGCTCTGCAGTACATTTGTCAATGTTATGACTTACATAAGAACCAAAAGGAAAATCAAGAAATTGGCACGTGAGAGCAAAGGGATACTGGGTGATCATCAGCTTGAAATCTCAGAGCAGGAGATTCGCTGGAGCAATGAAATGACTTCAGGTGCAACGCAGTGGAAAGGTTTGGAGAGCTTCAATGAGACAAATAATTATTTCTTTATTTTCATTAATAAGGCAAGTGCGCATGTGATTCCGAAACGCTCTTTTGAAACGGAGGCAAAAGCAGTTCAGTTTGCAGAACAGGTCAGAACATATATGAAGACTGCTCATCATAATACATAACGGACTGCAGATAACAATAATATATCGTATTAACAAAATCACAACAAATTTAACTTCCGTGTGGCAGATATTGAGTAACCTTAATGACGTGAAGTTCATCCAATATTATATAGAGGGATAGGTGCCTATGGACATTACATTTATTCGTCATGGTCATGGCGAACACTTGATGGATTACCCAAACCAATTAAATTGTCTGCATCCTGGCCTCACTGAATTGGGGAAAAGTCAGGTCATAGCTTTGCGTAAACAAGTGGTTTTTGCGCCTGAAGACGTCATTTTGATTAGTCCAACGAAACGTACTATTGAAACAGCACAACTCCTAACTCCTAACAAAAATCTTGTGTTCTTCAGCCCGCTGGTTGGCCCAAGAATGTTTCCTCAAAATCCAGAGTTTGTACCTTTCGTCTGCGATCAGATCTATTCCAAGGAAGAACTCAGCCATCAGTATACTGACATAAGAATGCTTGATTTGGGTTTGGATTGTTGGAAAGAAAGTATTAATCAGATGGATGCACATCGATTCAAGAAATTAGCTGAACAGCTTCTTGAATGGTGCAGGCAACAGAGCGGCAATACGTTTATCATTTCCCATGATGGTACGATATCGAACTACAGGATGTTACTCGGAGAAGAAGGGTTAACCAAAAGTGATTTTCTTGGTGAAGCAGGGCAGTACACAATCCGAAACGTTTAACGATTAAAGGAGATTCCGTCATGACTTACTTTCCTAGTGTAGAGACTGAACGATTGTACCTCAGAGAGTTAACCATAGCGGACCGGCAGGTTGTATATGAACATTTCGCCGAACCGGATGTAACCCGGTTCATGGATATTGAGCCTTGTCGTGACGTAAACGAAGCAGAAGAAATCATACAATTTCACATCGATGATTCTGGATGCAGATATGGTCTGTTCCATAAATCAGATGGCGAATTCATAGGCACAGCGGGGTTTCACTGTTGGAATCAAGAGTCACCATCGAAGGCAGAGATTGGGTTTGATTTATCTCCGTCCTATTGGGGACAAGGGTTGATGCAAGAAGCTTTAACCGCAATGATCGAAATCGGCTGGAACAAGATGAATCTTGATTATATTGAAGCGACAGTGGAGCAGGAAAATATTCAATCGCAGAGCTTGTTAGAAAAGTTGAACTTTTCGAAGTCCACTGAGTTAGTAGACAATCTCTTTTACTATACATTAGACAAGGAATCTGCTTTATAAGCGACTATAACTGCACTTAGGGGGATTTTCAATGAAGTTATCGGATTATGAGTATCTGACTATGGCTCTGGAAGAAGCAGAACAATCATTTACTGAAGGAACGTATCCGATTGGTGCGATAATCGTGGATGTGGATGGGATTGTCGTGAGTAAAGGCCGGAACCGAGTCTTCTCAGATTGCGACCCCACCGCACATGCTGAGGTGGACGCCATTCGTCGGGCAGGAAAACATTTGCTGGATGTAGAGAAGAAGAAATTCTCGAAGAAGAAAGACTTGACGCTTTATACTACCTGTGAGCCTTGTCCCATGTGTTCGTGCACCATATTAATGTCGGGGATTAAGAAGATTGTATGGGCAGCAGATGATGAAAAATATGGCGGGCTTCGACGTTTCAAGGAAGGGCCCCATTTTATCCATATGTTTGACACATTATCCTGCGTTGCAGCACCATACCTTGATCTGGAAAATAAACAGAGAGCATTGCTCGCCAAATGGAATATTAGTAGAGGTTTGCTTAATACAGAATGGGAGATTCCTAAACAATGATCCTAATCCAAAGCAGATGAATTCATATGGAATTCGTGGGAGAGAAGGTAAGAATAACATCAGTCACAGAACAGGACCTCGACTTCATAGGTCAACTTGAATGTGACACAAACATATGGAGCTTTGAGGAAACTGTTGAAACGGATGAGGAAAAGGTCCGCGAGAAATATCGCAGCCATTTTGCTCTCGCAGATGAGAAACCATATGCCTATGATTTCGTTATACGCCGCATAAATGATCCGGAAGATACCCCCATTGGTATAGTTCAGATGTGGAGTTATGTGGATTACCGAAAAAGCTGGGAACTTGGATTCGCTGTACTTTCAGAATACGCAGGCAACGGATATGGGAGCGAGGCTACTCGTCTTTTGTTACGATTTGCGTTTCAAGAGTTACAAGCTCATAAGGTCGTCGGCATGTGCAATTCACAAAACGTTCGCTCAGTCGCACTGATGCAGCATGTGGGTATGACACGGGAGGCCGTCTTCCAGGAAGAACTATGGTGGAACAATCAGTGGACAGACCAGTATTTTTTCTCGATTTTGAATAGAGAGTTTAAGCCAGTCTAATAGGTACGGGAGGAAATAAGATGACTACGTTGGTTCTGCTAAGTGATTTGGTTTTCGAATCTAACGATAAATTGGATCAGAGAATACGAAGCTTATTCAACAATGAACAGCTTTCCATCGGCTATATCCCTTCGTGCTCCGATCCGGAGCGGAAATATTTTGAACACACTAGACGTTACTATACTCAGATAGGAATAGATAACATTCAATATTACGATCTTGATCTGGAGTATGAGGAGAGCACATTTAGCTCTATTTTCGAATGTGATGCGATTCATCTATCCGGCGGAAATACGTTTTATTTTCTAAGTTTATTACAGAAGAGAAATGTGCTTGGTTTGCTGTGTTCCTATGTGAAGAGTGGCGGCATTCTGATCGGGGTCAGCGCAGGCAGTATTCTGACTACACCTACCATAGATATAGCGGGATATGGGGAAGATGCTGATGAAAACAATGTAGATCTGAAAGATATGCAAGCACTGGGACTCGTTGATTTTGAGTTTGCAACGCATTGGGACGGTTCGGAAGATACCCTGAATTCATTAAGAGAGTATACGCGCGTTAACCGTACGGCGGTTTATGCGTGCCAAGATGGTGGCGGGCTTGTAATGGATGGAGAAAGCGTAGAGTTATATGGACATGTGCGTCTCGTAGATTACAGAGAGAGTGGGTCTGTTGATGAGTAATATTACGGTCTATCAT
This Paenibacillus xylanexedens DNA region includes the following protein-coding sequences:
- a CDS encoding Type 1 glutamine amidotransferase-like domain-containing protein, which codes for MTTLVLLSDLVFESNDKLDQRIRSLFNNEQLSIGYIPSCSDPERKYFEHTRRYYTQIGIDNIQYYDLDLEYEESTFSSIFECDAIHLSGGNTFYFLSLLQKRNVLGLLCSYVKSGGILIGVSAGSILTTPTIDIAGYGEDADENNVDLKDMQALGLVDFEFATHWDGSEDTLNSLREYTRVNRTAVYACQDGGGLVMDGESVELYGHVRLVDYRESGSVDE
- a CDS encoding histidine phosphatase family protein; its protein translation is MDITFIRHGHGEHLMDYPNQLNCLHPGLTELGKSQVIALRKQVVFAPEDVILISPTKRTIETAQLLTPNKNLVFFSPLVGPRMFPQNPEFVPFVCDQIYSKEELSHQYTDIRMLDLGLDCWKESINQMDAHRFKKLAEQLLEWCRQQSGNTFIISHDGTISNYRMLLGEEGLTKSDFLGEAGQYTIRNV
- a CDS encoding nucleoside deaminase; translation: MKLSDYEYLTMALEEAEQSFTEGTYPIGAIIVDVDGIVVSKGRNRVFSDCDPTAHAEVDAIRRAGKHLLDVEKKKFSKKKDLTLYTTCEPCPMCSCTILMSGIKKIVWAADDEKYGGLRRFKEGPHFIHMFDTLSCVAAPYLDLENKQRALLAKWNISRGLLNTEWEIPKQ
- a CDS encoding GNAT family N-acetyltransferase gives rise to the protein MEFVGEKVRITSVTEQDLDFIGQLECDTNIWSFEETVETDEEKVREKYRSHFALADEKPYAYDFVIRRINDPEDTPIGIVQMWSYVDYRKSWELGFAVLSEYAGNGYGSEATRLLLRFAFQELQAHKVVGMCNSQNVRSVALMQHVGMTREAVFQEELWWNNQWTDQYFFSILNREFKPV
- a CDS encoding YcxB family protein; the protein is MMHIKLTEEDYWEMNKFAMFKLYGKGMLIAVCVLPVAIAIIFRQLDFSWVQAIIAALLCSTFVNVMTYIRTKRKIKKLARESKGILGDHQLEISEQEIRWSNEMTSGATQWKGLESFNETNNYFFIFINKASAHVIPKRSFETEAKAVQFAEQVRTYMKTAHHNT
- a CDS encoding GNAT family N-acetyltransferase, whose product is MTYFPSVETERLYLRELTIADRQVVYEHFAEPDVTRFMDIEPCRDVNEAEEIIQFHIDDSGCRYGLFHKSDGEFIGTAGFHCWNQESPSKAEIGFDLSPSYWGQGLMQEALTAMIEIGWNKMNLDYIEATVEQENIQSQSLLEKLNFSKSTELVDNLFYYTLDKESAL